The Streptomyces sp. NBC_00224 genome has a window encoding:
- a CDS encoding Lrp/AsnC family transcriptional regulator produces the protein MDAVDRQLIQALRENGRASYAELGRLVGLSGPSVTDRINRLEAAGVITGYRATVNAASLGLGVTALIGISLSDAADHEDVARRLRDLEEIEDCWFIAGDDSYMLKIRASDVDGLEKTIRRLGSTKGVSRTRTTIVLSTKWENRVGELPE, from the coding sequence ATGGACGCCGTGGACAGGCAGCTCATCCAGGCTCTGCGGGAGAACGGCAGGGCCTCGTACGCCGAGCTCGGCCGGCTCGTCGGTCTCTCCGGGCCCAGCGTCACCGACCGCATCAACCGTCTTGAGGCGGCCGGGGTGATCACCGGCTACCGCGCCACCGTCAACGCCGCCTCGCTCGGCCTCGGCGTGACCGCCCTCATCGGCATCTCGCTCTCCGACGCCGCCGACCACGAGGACGTCGCCCGACGGCTGCGCGACCTGGAGGAGATCGAGGACTGCTGGTTCATCGCGGGCGACGACTCGTACATGCTCAAGATCCGCGCCTCGGACGTCGACGGCCTGGAGAAGACCATCCGCCGCCTCGGCTCCACCAAGGGCGTCTCGCGCACCCGGACGACGATCGTGCTCTCCACCAAGTGGGAGAACCGGGTCGGCGAATTGCCCGAGTAG
- the mqnE gene encoding aminofutalosine synthase MqnE, giving the protein MTASITDVGFKRELEAKVRAGERLSREDGIALYESDDLAWLGGLAHEVRTRKNGDVVHFNVNRHLNMTNVCTASCAYCSFQRKPGEKDAYTMRIEEAVKLAKAMEGENLTELHIVNGLHPSLPWRYYPRSLKALKEALPNVGLKAFTATEIHHFETISGLTASEILDELIDAGLESLTGGGAEIFDWEVRQHIVDHATHWEDWSRIHRLAHEKGLKTPATMLYGHIEEPRHRVDHVLRLRELQDETNGFQVFIPLRYQHDFVDMKDGKVRNRLQARTTMATGAEALKTFAVSRLLFDNVPHVKCFWVMHGLQTTQLALQHGADDMDGSVVEYKITHDADNYGTPNKLTRDDLLDLIREAGFRPVERNTRYEIIREYDGPDPALRESPQAMRL; this is encoded by the coding sequence ATGACCGCATCCATCACCGATGTGGGCTTCAAGCGCGAGCTGGAGGCTAAGGTCCGGGCCGGTGAGCGGCTGTCCCGCGAGGACGGCATCGCGCTTTACGAGTCGGACGACCTGGCCTGGCTGGGCGGCCTCGCGCACGAGGTGCGGACGCGGAAGAACGGCGACGTCGTCCACTTCAACGTCAACCGTCACCTCAACATGACGAACGTGTGCACCGCGTCGTGCGCGTACTGCTCGTTCCAGCGCAAGCCGGGCGAGAAGGACGCGTACACGATGCGCATCGAGGAGGCGGTCAAGCTCGCCAAGGCGATGGAGGGCGAGAACCTCACCGAGCTGCACATCGTCAACGGGCTCCACCCGTCGCTGCCCTGGCGCTACTACCCGCGTTCGCTCAAGGCCCTCAAGGAGGCCCTGCCGAACGTCGGCCTGAAGGCGTTCACGGCGACGGAGATCCACCACTTCGAGACGATCTCGGGGCTGACCGCGTCCGAGATCCTCGACGAGCTCATCGACGCCGGTCTGGAGTCGCTGACCGGTGGCGGCGCGGAGATCTTCGACTGGGAGGTCCGGCAGCACATCGTCGACCACGCCACCCACTGGGAGGACTGGTCGCGGATCCACCGCCTCGCCCACGAGAAGGGTCTCAAGACCCCCGCGACGATGCTGTACGGGCACATCGAGGAGCCCCGTCACCGCGTCGACCACGTGCTGCGGCTGCGCGAGCTCCAGGACGAGACGAACGGCTTCCAGGTCTTCATCCCGCTGCGCTACCAGCACGACTTCGTGGACATGAAGGACGGCAAGGTCCGCAACCGCCTCCAGGCGCGCACCACGATGGCGACCGGCGCGGAGGCCCTGAAGACCTTCGCGGTCTCCCGCCTCCTCTTCGACAACGTGCCGCACGTGAAGTGCTTCTGGGTGATGCACGGCCTCCAGACCACCCAGCTCGCGCTCCAGCACGGCGCCGACGACATGGACGGCTCGGTCGTCGAGTACAAGATCACGCACGACGCGGACAACTACGGGACGCCCAACAAGCTGACCCGGGACGACCTCCTCGACCTGATCCGCGAGGCCGGGTTCCGCCCGGTGGAGCGCAACACCCGGTACGAGATCATCCGCGAGTACGACGGTCCGGACCCCGCGCTGCGCGAGTCGCCCCAGGCGATGCGGCTCTGA
- a CDS encoding DUF4229 domain-containing protein, which yields MNIAKPSATVRYTAMRVAVFVGCLVFVAALVHFGVMPAGLGDANVIWVVLLALVLSAPLSFVLLRKQRDEMSAQIVTKVESAKARLEANRTQEDGAVQ from the coding sequence GTGAACATCGCCAAGCCGAGCGCAACCGTCCGGTACACCGCGATGCGCGTCGCCGTCTTCGTCGGCTGCCTGGTGTTCGTCGCCGCCCTGGTCCACTTCGGGGTCATGCCCGCCGGTCTCGGGGACGCCAACGTGATCTGGGTCGTCCTGCTCGCCCTGGTCCTGTCCGCGCCGCTCAGCTTCGTCCTGCTGCGCAAGCAGCGCGACGAGATGTCCGCGCAGATCGTCACCAAGGTCGAGTCGGCGAAGGCCCGCCTGGAGGCGAACCGTACCCAGGAGGACGGCGCGGTCCAGTAA
- a CDS encoding TetR/AcrR family transcriptional regulator — translation MPRAVREQQMLDAAVRTFARLGYRAASMDGIAELAGVSKPLVYLYLNSKEDLFTAVIRRESRALVEAVRAGVEPTLPADAQLWSGLRAFFVHTAEHPDGWAVLHHQARTHGEPFAAQVAVMREEIVTFVTALIAAAAREAHGAGELATRDVAGLAQALVGAAESMAGWANETEGVSAKEAAGTLMNFAWAGLGNLMRGDRWSPSR, via the coding sequence ATGCCGCGGGCCGTGCGCGAACAGCAGATGCTGGACGCGGCCGTACGCACCTTCGCCCGGCTCGGTTACCGGGCCGCCTCCATGGACGGGATAGCCGAGCTGGCCGGAGTCTCCAAGCCGCTCGTCTACCTCTACCTGAACTCCAAGGAAGACCTCTTCACCGCCGTGATCCGGCGGGAGTCCCGCGCGCTCGTGGAGGCCGTACGGGCCGGGGTCGAGCCCACGCTGCCCGCCGACGCCCAGCTGTGGTCCGGGCTGCGGGCCTTCTTCGTCCACACCGCCGAACACCCCGACGGCTGGGCGGTACTCCACCACCAGGCACGCACCCACGGCGAGCCGTTCGCCGCCCAGGTGGCGGTGATGCGCGAGGAGATCGTCACGTTCGTGACCGCCCTGATAGCGGCGGCGGCCCGAGAGGCCCACGGCGCGGGGGAGCTGGCGACCCGGGACGTGGCGGGCCTCGCCCAGGCCCTGGTGGGCGCGGCCGAGTCCATGGCGGGCTGGGCCAACGAGACGGAGGGAGTCTCGGCGAAGGAGGCGGCGGGGACGCTGATGAACTTCGCCTGGGCGGGCCTCGGAAACCTCATGCGGGGCGACCGCTGGTCCCCGTCCCGCTGA
- a CDS encoding ricin-type beta-trefoil lectin domain protein, which produces MRRGRRLPAALMAAALGAGGLAQLAAAQTAFAGETANSGIQNRTSAHGIKNSVAGISNSGSDTSGSDNSGTGEAQARAQAKKTGRQVEILDRRDEMTQVLANPDGSLTMRQYVRPAFARVGGAWRTADATLKQGADGRLAPAAATFGISFSGGGTGPLATMTKNGRTLSVSWPDALPQPRVEGDTALYPEVLPGVDLTLRADVDGFAQHLVVKTREAATNPRLAELSLALHTAGASLKADAKGNLTATDTRSGARLFSAPAPTMWDSSHLPKQAAAQLVRGARPAAETAPPKLVAMGTKVTADRLRITPDAAMLKDPGTVFPVVIDPIFSGGGRNNWAMAYKQSGNSSIANTAYWNGGTFSDKIARVGHETSTNGTARSYFQLNTKGLAGSKIISAKFNVFNSYSWSCTKTPVELGLTGPISTSTTWNNQPAWKQTLQEKTFAHGWSSTQCAAAGEDFDAATIKTAVQAVADTGDNDMTLGLRSRQDFEGNEQSWKKFQNDPSLEITYNSAPKVDSSAAYQGSWAPGASGLVQVACATDPAAFPVVGNTGLTLTAKISDPEGGQITGAFQLKDHDTGAVVASPTSTVTSGGTAQARIDGSLLATGKRYTWSVQSRDGLDTSAWTTSCGFGVDKAAPAKPTVTATDGHALDVAEVPARTDRTVKFASTDTGGGSGIDGFCYALNQPLSVSNLKCPSGTYVKAGADGTATVTVKPSLWPNNKLHVEAYDKAGNTSAYDGGSAPTDSTLIVTDRPAFVHDAAGRVHGDLAGDLDGDGQTDLLATASDGTLRLLGGKGDGTLKAARTIASGGWNGARLAHRGDVIAATDGQTMDGYEDFFAKIGNKLYLYPGDGNGVPVSGGRKELLRPTGKDNGPLTGPGGLCLDVKSSGTANGTPLQIYTCNATTAQDFQLTGGALKVLGKCAAAAGTDLASPVQLDDCDGSPAQQWLDRGDGSLLNQGSGRCLDVAGGAVVKGTAAQILACDGDATQDWTVPGTWSGTGQILAPGDADGMPGADLVVQEGEGMWLYSGTAEGPLAAEPGSYKLLPAKQFGFTSWDRFDFTAPGDVNGDGVPDLLGRHVTTDTAHADYGKLYLYPGTRATDTSGNTTYGIGARTVYGPSAWQSTNIPFFAGAGNAQGTVVDTGTYLKFVPTTGQETPDFWAVFKAAPGGLRFYPGTATAHGTSSIVGDATLVQDLVGLF; this is translated from the coding sequence ATGCGCCGGGGCAGACGGCTGCCGGCCGCGCTGATGGCAGCCGCGCTCGGCGCGGGCGGCCTGGCTCAACTGGCTGCGGCACAGACGGCATTTGCGGGCGAGACCGCCAACAGCGGTATACAGAACCGGACAAGTGCACATGGAATCAAGAATTCCGTGGCCGGAATTAGTAATTCAGGTAGCGACACTTCCGGCAGCGACAATTCCGGTACCGGGGAAGCGCAGGCGCGCGCACAGGCGAAGAAGACCGGCCGCCAGGTCGAGATCCTGGACCGCCGTGACGAGATGACGCAGGTGCTGGCCAACCCGGACGGGTCGCTCACCATGCGCCAGTACGTACGCCCTGCCTTCGCCCGGGTCGGCGGAGCCTGGCGCACCGCCGACGCCACGCTGAAGCAGGGCGCCGACGGCCGCCTCGCCCCGGCCGCCGCCACCTTCGGCATCTCCTTCTCCGGCGGCGGCACCGGCCCGCTCGCCACGATGACGAAGAACGGCAGGACCCTCTCGGTCTCCTGGCCGGACGCGCTGCCGCAGCCCCGCGTCGAGGGCGACACGGCCCTCTACCCCGAGGTGCTGCCCGGTGTGGACCTCACCCTGCGCGCCGACGTCGACGGGTTCGCCCAGCACCTGGTCGTCAAGACGCGCGAGGCCGCGACCAACCCGCGCCTGGCCGAGCTCTCGCTGGCGCTGCACACCGCGGGCGCCAGTCTGAAGGCGGACGCCAAGGGCAATCTGACGGCCACCGACACCCGGTCCGGCGCCCGGCTGTTCAGCGCCCCCGCGCCCACCATGTGGGACTCCTCGCACCTGCCGAAGCAGGCGGCGGCCCAGCTGGTGCGCGGCGCCCGCCCGGCCGCCGAGACCGCGCCGCCCAAGCTCGTCGCGATGGGTACGAAGGTCACCGCCGACCGGCTGCGGATCACCCCGGACGCGGCGATGCTGAAGGACCCCGGGACGGTCTTCCCGGTCGTCATCGACCCGATCTTCTCCGGCGGCGGCCGCAACAACTGGGCCATGGCCTATAAGCAGTCGGGCAACTCCTCGATCGCCAACACCGCGTACTGGAACGGCGGCACGTTCAGCGACAAGATCGCCCGGGTCGGCCACGAGACGTCGACCAATGGCACCGCCCGCTCGTACTTCCAGCTGAACACCAAGGGGCTGGCCGGGTCGAAGATCATCTCGGCCAAGTTCAACGTCTTCAACAGCTACTCGTGGTCGTGCACCAAGACCCCGGTGGAGCTCGGCCTCACCGGCCCCATCTCCACCTCCACCACCTGGAACAACCAGCCCGCCTGGAAGCAGACCCTCCAGGAGAAGACGTTCGCCCACGGCTGGTCCTCGACCCAGTGCGCCGCCGCTGGCGAGGACTTCGACGCCGCCACGATCAAGACGGCGGTGCAGGCGGTCGCGGACACCGGCGACAACGACATGACGCTGGGCCTGCGCTCACGCCAGGACTTCGAGGGCAACGAGCAGAGCTGGAAGAAGTTCCAGAACGACCCGAGCCTGGAGATCACGTACAACTCCGCGCCGAAGGTGGACTCCTCGGCCGCCTACCAGGGCTCCTGGGCACCCGGCGCGAGCGGGCTGGTGCAGGTCGCCTGCGCCACCGACCCGGCCGCGTTCCCGGTCGTCGGAAACACCGGCCTCACCCTCACCGCGAAGATCTCCGACCCGGAGGGCGGCCAGATCACCGGCGCCTTCCAGCTGAAGGACCACGACACGGGCGCGGTGGTCGCATCCCCCACCTCGACGGTGACCTCGGGCGGCACCGCCCAGGCCCGGATCGACGGCTCACTGCTGGCCACCGGCAAGCGCTACACCTGGTCCGTCCAGTCCCGTGACGGCCTGGACACCTCGGCGTGGACCACGAGCTGCGGCTTCGGAGTGGACAAGGCCGCGCCCGCCAAGCCCACCGTCACCGCCACCGACGGCCACGCCCTGGACGTGGCCGAGGTGCCCGCGCGCACCGACCGTACGGTCAAGTTCGCCTCCACCGACACCGGCGGCGGCAGCGGCATTGACGGGTTCTGCTACGCGCTCAACCAGCCGCTGTCCGTCTCGAACCTCAAGTGCCCCAGCGGTACGTATGTGAAGGCGGGCGCCGACGGCACCGCCACGGTGACGGTCAAGCCGAGCCTGTGGCCCAACAACAAGCTGCATGTGGAGGCGTACGACAAGGCGGGCAACACCTCGGCGTACGACGGCGGTTCGGCCCCGACCGACTCCACCCTGATCGTCACCGACCGGCCCGCGTTCGTGCACGACGCGGCCGGGCGGGTCCACGGCGACCTGGCGGGCGACCTCGACGGCGACGGCCAGACGGACCTGCTGGCCACCGCCTCCGACGGCACCCTGCGGCTGCTCGGCGGCAAGGGCGACGGCACCCTGAAGGCGGCGCGCACCATCGCCTCGGGCGGCTGGAACGGCGCGCGCCTCGCCCACCGGGGCGACGTCATCGCCGCCACCGACGGCCAGACGATGGACGGGTACGAGGACTTCTTCGCCAAGATCGGCAACAAGCTGTACCTGTACCCCGGCGACGGCAACGGGGTACCGGTGAGCGGCGGGCGCAAGGAGCTGCTGCGCCCCACCGGCAAGGACAACGGCCCGCTGACCGGCCCCGGCGGACTCTGCCTCGACGTGAAGTCGTCGGGCACCGCCAACGGCACCCCGCTCCAGATCTACACCTGCAACGCCACCACCGCGCAGGACTTCCAGCTCACCGGCGGCGCCCTGAAGGTGCTCGGCAAGTGCGCGGCGGCCGCGGGCACCGACCTCGCCTCGCCGGTCCAGCTGGACGACTGCGACGGCAGCCCCGCCCAGCAGTGGCTCGACCGCGGTGACGGCTCCCTGCTCAACCAGGGCTCCGGCCGCTGCCTGGACGTGGCGGGCGGCGCGGTGGTGAAGGGCACGGCCGCGCAGATCCTCGCGTGCGACGGCGACGCGACCCAGGACTGGACGGTCCCGGGCACCTGGTCGGGCACCGGCCAGATCCTCGCCCCGGGCGACGCCGACGGCATGCCCGGCGCCGACCTCGTCGTCCAGGAGGGCGAGGGGATGTGGCTGTACTCCGGCACCGCCGAGGGCCCGCTCGCGGCCGAGCCCGGCTCGTACAAGCTGCTCCCCGCCAAGCAGTTCGGCTTCACCTCCTGGGACCGCTTCGACTTCACCGCCCCCGGTGACGTCAACGGCGACGGCGTCCCCGACCTGCTCGGCCGCCACGTCACCACGGACACGGCGCACGCCGACTACGGCAAGCTGTACCTGTACCCGGGCACCCGCGCCACGGACACCTCGGGCAACACGACGTACGGCATCGGCGCCCGGACCGTCTACGGCCCGAGCGCCTGGCAGTCGACGAACATCCCGTTCTTCGCGGGCGCGGGCAACGCCCAGGGCACGGTCGTCGACACCGGCACGTATCTGAAGTTCGTCCCGACGACCGGCCAGGAGACCCCGGACTTCTGGGCGGTCTTCAAGGCGGCCCCGGGCGGCCTGCGCTTCTACCCGGGCACGGCGACTGCCCACGGCACGTCGTCGATCGTGGGGGACGCGACGCTGGTGCAGGATCTGGTGGGGCTGTTCTAG